In Hamadaea flava, a genomic segment contains:
- a CDS encoding MBL fold metallo-hydrolase — MLVAGFPSDVFGTNCYVVAPGPGEECVVIDPGIGVVDRLDDLLAEHRLRPVAVLLTHGHLDHTFSVTPVCGAKGVPAYLHSDDRYMLEDPGKALNSMDVNKLLGGLPWSEPDDVAELADGQLLKIAGLEIAVDHAPGHTGGSVMFRTPALARGDRLAIPAERAIDAADEPVCFSGDVLFAGSIGRTDLPGGSMEQMRASLREKVLPLDDATVVLPGHGPATTIGRERATNPYLRDAGLSAPKRGF, encoded by the coding sequence GTGCTCGTCGCGGGTTTCCCGTCGGACGTCTTCGGCACCAACTGTTACGTCGTGGCTCCTGGCCCCGGCGAGGAGTGCGTCGTCATCGACCCCGGCATCGGCGTGGTCGACCGGCTCGACGATCTTCTCGCCGAGCATCGGCTGCGCCCGGTGGCGGTTCTGCTGACCCACGGGCACCTCGACCACACCTTCTCGGTGACGCCGGTCTGCGGCGCCAAGGGCGTTCCGGCGTACCTGCACTCGGACGACCGCTACATGCTCGAGGACCCGGGCAAGGCCCTGAATTCGATGGACGTGAACAAACTGCTGGGCGGGCTGCCCTGGAGCGAGCCCGACGACGTGGCCGAACTGGCCGACGGCCAGCTGCTCAAGATCGCCGGCTTGGAGATCGCCGTCGACCACGCTCCCGGCCATACCGGCGGGTCGGTGATGTTCCGGACGCCGGCGCTGGCTCGAGGAGATCGCCTCGCGATCCCCGCAGAGCGCGCCATCGACGCAGCGGACGAACCCGTGTGCTTCAGCGGTGACGTGCTGTTCGCCGGCTCGATCGGACGCACCGACCTGCCGGGCGGCAGCATGGAGCAGATGCGGGCGAGCCTGCGGGAGAAGGTCCTGCCGCTCGACGACGCCACAGTTGTGCTGCCCGGCCACGGCCCCGCCACGACCATCGGCCGCGAGCGCGCCACCAATCCCTACCTCCGGGATGCCGGTCTGAGCGCGCCGAAACGCGGCTTCTAA
- a CDS encoding peptidylprolyl isomerase has product MASSKTRARKLARAKLNRQLAREAESQRRGRQVRAGVAVGLAVLLVGVGTAWLLGAFDKDKTPAAQTQCEWTKQDTSANADLVDKGVPTTSGLPDTGTGTMTMALGTGTVTAALDRAGATCGSASLRYLADQNFFNGTACHALTHTDAEGYALACGDPSGKGTGGAAYTFFSEQPAPDATASAAPSAAASASAAPASLRFYQAGTVVMEPAVSGSQFRIFYKDSTVDSAVHNYSVVGQVSSGLNVIEAIAKAGTVANDSGADVKPKTEVKIQTLTVADTQPTTEPTGSAAPTQSAAPTGSASPSATAS; this is encoded by the coding sequence GTGGCTTCCAGCAAGACCCGTGCGCGGAAACTGGCCCGCGCCAAGCTCAACCGGCAACTCGCCCGCGAAGCCGAGTCGCAGCGGCGCGGTCGCCAGGTCCGGGCCGGTGTAGCCGTGGGTCTCGCCGTACTCCTCGTCGGTGTCGGAACCGCTTGGCTGCTCGGCGCGTTCGACAAGGACAAGACCCCGGCCGCCCAGACCCAGTGTGAGTGGACCAAGCAGGACACCTCCGCCAACGCCGATCTGGTGGACAAGGGCGTGCCGACGACCTCCGGGCTGCCCGACACCGGCACCGGCACGATGACTATGGCGCTGGGCACGGGCACGGTCACGGCGGCGCTGGACCGGGCCGGGGCGACCTGCGGCTCGGCGAGCCTGCGATACCTCGCCGACCAGAACTTCTTCAACGGCACCGCCTGCCACGCGCTGACCCACACCGACGCCGAGGGGTACGCCCTCGCCTGCGGCGACCCGTCCGGCAAGGGCACCGGCGGGGCGGCGTACACGTTCTTCTCGGAGCAGCCGGCCCCGGACGCCACCGCGAGCGCGGCCCCGTCCGCTGCCGCCAGCGCCTCCGCCGCGCCCGCCTCCCTGCGCTTCTACCAGGCCGGGACCGTTGTGATGGAGCCGGCCGTCAGCGGCAGCCAGTTCCGGATCTTCTACAAGGACTCGACGGTCGACTCCGCGGTGCACAACTACTCCGTGGTCGGTCAGGTCAGCTCCGGGCTGAACGTGATCGAGGCCATCGCCAAGGCCGGGACCGTCGCCAACGACTCCGGCGCCGACGTGAAGCCCAAGACCGAGGTCAAGATCCAGACGCTGACGGTGGCCGACACCCAGCCGACCACCGAGCCCACCGGCTCGGCCGCGCCGACCCAGTCGGCGGCGCCGACCGGCTCCGCGTCGCCGTCCGCGACCGCCAGCTAG
- a CDS encoding adenine phosphoribosyltransferase: MTEIVEHQGDNGPETAALVAGGVVNVADFPKPGIQFKDLTPLFADGETFHAVIDSIVEHYTDADGTLAFDTVVGVEARGFVIAAAVAYAARVGVVAVRKAGKLPRVAHSAAYDLEYGQAVLEVSEGAFVAGQRVLVVDDVLATGGTAEATLDLVERAGGVVVGFTVLMELAFLEGRKRLPGRSVHALWTV, from the coding sequence GTGACGGAGATCGTGGAACACCAGGGCGACAACGGCCCCGAGACGGCGGCGCTGGTCGCCGGCGGCGTGGTGAACGTGGCCGACTTCCCGAAGCCGGGGATCCAGTTCAAGGACCTCACGCCGTTGTTCGCCGACGGGGAGACGTTCCACGCGGTGATCGACTCGATCGTCGAGCACTACACGGACGCCGACGGCACGCTCGCGTTCGACACCGTGGTCGGCGTGGAGGCCCGGGGCTTCGTGATCGCCGCCGCCGTCGCGTACGCCGCGCGGGTGGGCGTGGTGGCCGTCCGGAAGGCCGGCAAGCTGCCCCGGGTGGCTCATTCGGCCGCCTACGACCTCGAATACGGCCAGGCCGTCCTGGAGGTCTCCGAGGGGGCCTTCGTAGCCGGTCAGCGCGTCCTCGTCGTCGACGACGTGCTGGCCACCGGTGGGACGGCGGAGGCGACGCTGGATCTGGTCGAGCGGGCCGGTGGCGTGGTCGTCGGCTTCACGGTGCTGATGGAGCTGGCGTTCCTGGAGGGGCGCAAGCGCCTGCCGGGGCGGTCGGTGCACGCCCTTTGGACAGTGTGA
- a CDS encoding peptidylprolyl isomerase, producing MTSTRERQRAAARARLEREMTTRAEGARKRRQRNAYIGAGLAVLILIGGGTWLGVSVFGKDKKSNTPAAAPSGCQWLPDTDSASNPNLKEVGTPATDVPKSGKQLLTLNTTQGKIEIEMNVTDAPCTTAAIAYLTGQKFFDNSKCHRMVTEGFKILQCGDPSATGSGGPTFKYAEENLPTGQNPAYERGVVAMAKTQSPSSTGSQFFLVDADIPLSDGQTTQGLTADYTVLGKIVTGLDVLDKVIKAGAVGEDGKTAAGDGKPKLEVKITSATVGAVQAS from the coding sequence ATGACGTCCACGAGGGAGCGCCAGCGCGCGGCGGCCCGCGCTCGGCTGGAGCGCGAGATGACCACCCGCGCCGAGGGAGCCCGCAAGCGCCGGCAGCGCAACGCGTACATCGGAGCGGGTCTGGCGGTGCTGATTCTCATCGGCGGCGGCACCTGGCTGGGCGTCAGCGTGTTTGGCAAAGACAAGAAGAGCAACACTCCGGCGGCGGCCCCGTCCGGGTGCCAGTGGCTGCCCGACACCGACTCGGCGTCGAACCCGAACCTCAAGGAGGTCGGTACGCCGGCCACCGACGTGCCGAAGTCGGGCAAGCAGCTGCTGACGCTGAACACCACGCAGGGCAAGATCGAGATCGAGATGAACGTGACCGACGCGCCGTGCACCACGGCCGCGATCGCTTACCTGACCGGTCAGAAGTTCTTCGACAACAGCAAGTGCCACCGGATGGTGACTGAAGGCTTCAAGATCCTCCAGTGCGGTGACCCGTCCGCCACCGGCTCCGGCGGCCCGACCTTCAAGTACGCCGAGGAGAACCTGCCGACCGGCCAGAACCCGGCGTACGAGCGCGGTGTCGTCGCGATGGCGAAGACGCAGAGCCCCAGCTCGACCGGCAGCCAGTTCTTCCTGGTCGACGCGGACATCCCGCTGTCGGACGGGCAGACCACGCAGGGTCTGACCGCCGACTACACGGTGCTCGGCAAGATCGTCACCGGCCTCGACGTCCTGGACAAGGTCATCAAGGCCGGCGCGGTCGGCGAGGACGGCAAGACGGCGGCCGGCGACGGCAAGCCGAAGCTGGAAGTGAAGATCACCTCGGCGACGGTCGGCGCGGTCCAGGCCTCCTGA
- a CDS encoding glycoside hydrolase family 3 protein, protein MADQVRIWADGVLQPGFVGVTPPEWLRRRLDEGLGGVALFGRNIVDLDQLAALSAALRAHNPAVVIALDEESGDVTRIEIGSGSTRPGNHALGAADDPELTASVAADIGDQLAAAGITLNYAPTADVNNNPDNPVIGVRSFGTDPDLVSRHTAAWVRGLQSSGVAACAKHFPGHGDTDVDSHHGLPIVHADRERLARLELAPFRAAIEAGTQSIMTAHVLLPALDPAVPATLSAPVMDLLRTELGFAGLVVTDGIEMAPIKAQYGLAGAVVRAVAAGVDAVCVGGETADEATAILLRDALVQAVHDGTLSEQRLAEAAGRVAALASWSAAQATVRQEAAARWRTGGGQPGLEAARRAVRTWKTAAAEPLMKPAHVVEFTTSVNLAVDAATPWGVGGPLAEILPGTTVERLDAAAARNGGLPAALQAASGRPLVLVVRDAHRHDWLSTALRTALAERPDAYVVEMGVPGGEPVGSMHVATFGSAPVCGRAAAEVLTGAR, encoded by the coding sequence ATGGCAGACCAGGTTCGTATCTGGGCGGACGGGGTGCTTCAGCCCGGGTTCGTCGGTGTGACGCCGCCGGAATGGCTGAGGCGGCGGCTGGACGAGGGTCTCGGCGGTGTGGCGCTGTTCGGGCGCAACATCGTCGACCTCGACCAGCTCGCCGCCCTCAGCGCCGCGTTGCGCGCACACAATCCCGCCGTAGTGATCGCCCTCGACGAGGAGTCCGGCGACGTCACGCGGATAGAGATCGGCAGCGGCAGCACACGGCCGGGCAATCACGCGCTGGGCGCGGCCGACGACCCGGAGCTGACGGCGTCCGTCGCGGCCGACATCGGCGATCAGCTCGCCGCCGCCGGGATCACGTTGAACTACGCGCCCACCGCGGACGTCAACAACAATCCGGACAACCCCGTGATCGGGGTGCGCTCGTTCGGCACCGACCCGGATCTGGTCTCCCGCCACACCGCCGCCTGGGTACGCGGGCTGCAGTCCAGCGGGGTGGCCGCCTGCGCCAAGCACTTCCCGGGGCACGGGGACACCGATGTGGACTCCCACCACGGCCTGCCGATCGTGCACGCCGACCGCGAGCGGCTGGCTCGCCTGGAGCTGGCCCCCTTTCGGGCCGCCATCGAGGCCGGTACGCAGTCCATCATGACGGCGCACGTCCTGCTCCCGGCCCTGGACCCCGCGGTGCCCGCGACGTTGAGCGCGCCCGTGATGGACCTGCTCCGCACCGAGCTGGGCTTCGCGGGTCTGGTCGTCACCGACGGCATCGAGATGGCTCCGATCAAGGCGCAGTACGGGCTGGCCGGAGCCGTCGTACGCGCGGTCGCGGCCGGAGTGGACGCCGTGTGCGTCGGCGGCGAGACCGCTGACGAGGCGACCGCGATCCTCCTGCGGGACGCGCTCGTGCAGGCGGTCCACGACGGAACGCTATCCGAGCAACGGCTCGCCGAGGCGGCCGGGCGCGTCGCCGCCCTCGCCTCGTGGTCGGCGGCGCAGGCGACCGTCCGCCAGGAGGCCGCCGCCCGGTGGCGCACGGGCGGCGGACAGCCGGGCCTGGAGGCGGCCCGTCGCGCCGTACGCACGTGGAAGACCGCGGCCGCGGAGCCGCTGATGAAGCCGGCTCACGTCGTGGAGTTCACCACCTCGGTCAATCTCGCCGTCGACGCCGCGACCCCGTGGGGCGTCGGGGGACCGCTCGCCGAGATCCTGCCGGGGACCACAGTGGAGCGTCTCGACGCGGCAGCCGCCCGCAACGGCGGCCTCCCAGCGGCTCTGCAGGCGGCGTCGGGCCGCCCGCTCGTCCTGGTCGTCCGCGACGCGCACCGGCACGACTGGCTGTCCACGGCGCTGCGTACGGCGTTGGCCGAGCGGCCGGACGCGTACGTGGTCGAGATGGGCGTGCCGGGTGGCGAACCGGTCGGCTCGATGCACGTCGCCACCTTCGGCTCGGCTCCGGTGTGCGGTCGGGCGGCGGCGGAGGTGCTGACCGGCGCCCGCTGA
- the aspS gene encoding aspartate--tRNA ligase, producing MIRTHNAGTLRPTHVGEVVTLAGWVARRRDHGGVTFIDLRDDSGIAQVVLRPGEAGSEQAHALRNEFCVKVTGTVSERPAGNENPDLPTGAIEVIVSDLEVLSTAAPLPFPIDDHVEANDDIRIRHRYLDLRRPGPAKAMKLRSRANQIAREILHARDFHEIETPTLTRSTPEGARDFLVPVRLQPGSWYALPQSPQLFKQLLMVAGMERYYQIARCYRDEDFRADRQPEFTQLDIEMSFVTQDDVIDLAEAVVTKLWSELAGYDIPTPIRRIPFGEAMDRYGSDKPDLRFGSELTDLTGYFQGTEFRVFQAAYVGAVVMPGGASQTRKELDGWQDWAKSRGAKGLAYLLLDAETGEPKGPVAKNLSEAHLAGLADAVGAKPGDAVFFGAGEKRRTQELLGAARLEIGKRANLIDPDAWAFCWIVDAPMFEPVYDDKDDTIQIGWTALHHPFTSPNAEWIDKFDDDPEHALAYAYDIVCNGNEIGGGSIRIHRSDVQERVFTLLGISGQEQRDKFGFLLDAFAYGPPPHGGIALGWDRVCMLLAGADSIREVIAFPKTGNGYDPLTGAPTPITAQQRAEAGVDFKPKAPAA from the coding sequence GTGATCCGCACCCATAACGCCGGCACCCTGCGCCCGACGCACGTCGGTGAGGTGGTGACGCTCGCGGGCTGGGTGGCCCGGCGCCGTGATCACGGCGGGGTGACCTTCATCGACCTGCGCGACGACTCGGGCATCGCCCAGGTGGTGCTCCGCCCCGGCGAAGCCGGGTCGGAGCAGGCGCACGCGCTGCGCAACGAGTTCTGCGTGAAGGTCACCGGCACGGTGAGCGAGCGCCCGGCCGGCAACGAGAACCCGGACCTGCCCACCGGCGCCATCGAGGTGATCGTCAGCGACCTGGAGGTGCTGTCGACCGCCGCGCCGCTGCCGTTCCCGATCGACGACCACGTCGAGGCCAACGACGACATCCGGATCCGGCACCGCTACCTCGACCTGCGGCGGCCCGGCCCGGCGAAGGCCATGAAGCTGCGGTCGCGGGCCAACCAGATCGCCCGGGAGATCCTGCACGCCCGGGACTTCCACGAGATCGAGACGCCGACGCTGACCCGGTCCACTCCCGAGGGCGCGCGCGACTTCCTGGTCCCGGTACGCCTGCAGCCCGGCTCCTGGTACGCGCTGCCGCAGTCGCCTCAGCTGTTCAAGCAGCTGCTGATGGTGGCCGGGATGGAGCGCTACTACCAGATCGCCCGCTGCTACCGCGACGAGGACTTCCGGGCCGACCGGCAGCCGGAGTTCACCCAGCTCGACATCGAGATGTCGTTCGTGACCCAGGACGACGTCATCGACCTCGCCGAGGCGGTGGTGACGAAGCTGTGGAGCGAGCTGGCCGGCTATGACATCCCGACCCCGATCCGGCGCATCCCGTTCGGCGAGGCGATGGACCGCTACGGCTCCGACAAGCCCGACCTGCGGTTCGGCAGCGAGCTGACCGATCTCACCGGCTACTTCCAGGGCACCGAGTTCCGGGTGTTCCAGGCCGCGTACGTGGGTGCGGTCGTCATGCCCGGTGGGGCGAGCCAGACGCGCAAGGAACTCGACGGCTGGCAGGACTGGGCCAAGTCGCGTGGTGCGAAGGGCTTGGCGTACCTGCTGCTCGACGCCGAGACCGGCGAGCCGAAGGGTCCGGTCGCGAAGAACCTGTCCGAGGCGCACCTGGCCGGGCTGGCCGACGCCGTCGGCGCGAAGCCGGGCGACGCGGTGTTCTTCGGCGCCGGCGAGAAGCGGCGTACGCAAGAACTTCTGGGCGCGGCCCGGCTGGAGATCGGCAAGCGGGCCAACCTGATCGACCCGGATGCCTGGGCGTTCTGCTGGATCGTCGACGCGCCGATGTTCGAGCCGGTCTACGACGACAAAGACGACACCATCCAGATCGGCTGGACCGCGCTGCACCACCCGTTCACCTCGCCGAACGCCGAGTGGATCGACAAGTTCGACGACGACCCCGAGCACGCGCTGGCGTACGCGTACGACATCGTCTGCAACGGCAACGAGATCGGCGGCGGCTCGATCCGTATCCACCGCAGCGACGTGCAGGAACGCGTGTTCACTTTGCTCGGCATCTCCGGGCAGGAGCAGCGCGACAAGTTCGGCTTCCTGCTCGACGCTTTCGCGTACGGCCCGCCGCCGCACGGTGGCATCGCGCTGGGCTGGGACCGCGTCTGCATGCTGCTCGCGGGCGCGGACTCGATCCGCGAGGTCATCGCGTTCCCCAAGACCGGCAACGGTTACGACCCGCTGACCGGCGCGCCCACGCCCATCACCGCGCAGCAGCGCGCCGAGGCGGGGGTGGACTTCAAGCCGAAGGCGCCCGCCGCGTGA
- a CDS encoding RelA/SpoT family protein, with translation MDPVDAVRAPEQGGEKDNVLPLHRAGASGRTATVPPGEEAQSALEPVEGAPATQTNPMSILTGTPSGRRVRARLSRFNAPWQSTLVAEELAPLISEHRKWHPKADIRLLQQAYETADRWHSGQYRKSGDPYITHPLAVAGVLAGLGMDTTTLVAALLHDTIEDTAYTLDQVRADFGESVALLVDGVTKLDKVKLGDAAKAETIRKMVVATAKDPRVLVIKLADRLHNMRTLNFLPAPKREQKAKETLEILAPLAHRLGMNTIKWELEDLAFEQLFPKRFHEIKRLIDEHQPQREALLRQVTNKVQGDLRTSKIKAEVTGRPKHLYSVYQKMIVRGRDFNDIYDLVGVRILVETVRDCYAALGVIHANWQPVPGRFKDYIAMPKFNMYQSLHTTVIGPTGKPVEMQIRTNAMHRTAEYGIAAHWKYKENKAATIVGPPAHIDEMTWLRQLLDWQREASDPSEFLDALRFDLSSQEVYVFTPKGDVRALPVGSTPVDFAYAVHTDVGHRCIGARVNSKLVPLESVLSNGDVVEIFTSKSETAGPTQDWLGFVKSPRARTKIRQYFKKERRDEAIEQGKEQLNRSLRREGLPLKRMLTAEALMAIARELNLPDVASLYAAIGESQVSAQSIVARLVTSYGGEEGSIEDMAEQAVPTRPSRARQSSQDPGVVVVGVSDVWIKLARCCTPVPGDDVFGFVTRSGGVSVHRNDCANAEDLQAQPERIVQVTWKPRAGSTFLVAIQVEALDRQRLLADVTKALSEERVNILSAVVTTTRDRVAVSRFSFEMADPKHLGHLLNAVRKVDGVFDAYRVTSGA, from the coding sequence ATGGATCCAGTCGACGCCGTGAGGGCTCCGGAGCAGGGTGGTGAGAAGGACAACGTCCTCCCCCTGCACCGTGCGGGCGCGTCCGGCCGGACGGCGACCGTGCCGCCGGGCGAGGAGGCGCAGAGCGCTCTCGAGCCCGTTGAGGGCGCCCCGGCGACGCAGACGAACCCGATGAGCATTCTCACCGGGACCCCGTCAGGTCGGCGCGTACGCGCCCGCCTGTCGCGATTCAACGCGCCCTGGCAGTCGACGCTGGTGGCGGAGGAGCTGGCGCCGCTGATCTCGGAGCACCGCAAGTGGCATCCGAAGGCGGACATCCGGCTGCTGCAGCAGGCGTACGAGACGGCCGACCGGTGGCACAGCGGGCAGTACCGCAAGTCCGGCGATCCCTACATCACGCACCCGCTGGCGGTCGCGGGGGTGCTGGCCGGGCTCGGCATGGACACCACGACCCTGGTCGCGGCGCTGCTGCACGACACGATCGAGGACACCGCCTACACGCTGGACCAGGTGCGCGCCGACTTCGGCGAGAGCGTGGCGCTGCTGGTCGACGGGGTCACCAAGCTCGACAAGGTCAAGCTGGGCGACGCGGCGAAGGCGGAGACGATCCGCAAGATGGTCGTGGCCACCGCCAAGGACCCGCGGGTGCTGGTGATCAAGCTTGCCGACCGGCTGCACAACATGCGTACGCTCAACTTCCTGCCCGCGCCCAAGCGTGAGCAGAAGGCGAAGGAGACGCTGGAGATCCTGGCGCCGCTGGCGCACCGGCTCGGCATGAACACGATCAAGTGGGAGCTGGAGGATCTCGCCTTCGAGCAGCTGTTCCCGAAGCGGTTCCACGAGATCAAGCGCCTGATCGACGAGCACCAGCCGCAGCGGGAGGCGCTGCTGCGGCAGGTCACCAACAAGGTGCAGGGCGACCTGCGGACATCGAAGATCAAGGCGGAGGTCACCGGGCGGCCGAAGCACCTCTACTCGGTGTATCAGAAGATGATCGTCCGGGGGCGCGACTTCAACGACATCTACGACCTGGTCGGCGTCCGCATCCTGGTCGAGACGGTGCGCGACTGCTACGCGGCGCTCGGCGTGATCCACGCGAACTGGCAGCCTGTGCCGGGCCGGTTCAAGGACTACATCGCGATGCCGAAGTTCAACATGTACCAGTCGCTGCACACGACGGTCATCGGTCCCACCGGCAAGCCGGTGGAGATGCAGATCCGGACCAACGCGATGCACCGCACCGCGGAGTACGGCATCGCCGCGCACTGGAAGTACAAGGAGAACAAGGCCGCGACGATCGTCGGCCCGCCGGCCCACATCGACGAGATGACCTGGCTGCGGCAGCTGCTGGACTGGCAGCGGGAGGCCAGCGACCCGTCGGAGTTCCTCGACGCGCTGCGGTTCGACCTGTCGAGCCAGGAGGTCTACGTCTTCACGCCGAAGGGCGACGTGCGGGCGCTGCCGGTCGGGTCGACCCCGGTCGACTTCGCGTACGCGGTGCACACCGACGTCGGCCACCGGTGCATCGGCGCCCGGGTCAACAGCAAGCTGGTGCCGCTGGAGTCGGTGCTGTCCAACGGCGACGTGGTGGAGATCTTCACCTCGAAGTCGGAGACGGCCGGTCCGACGCAGGACTGGCTGGGCTTCGTCAAGTCGCCGCGGGCGCGGACGAAGATCCGGCAGTACTTCAAGAAGGAGCGCCGGGACGAGGCGATCGAGCAGGGCAAGGAGCAGCTCAACCGGTCGCTGCGCCGGGAGGGTCTGCCGCTCAAGCGGATGCTCACCGCCGAGGCCCTGATGGCGATCGCCCGCGAGCTGAACCTGCCGGACGTCGCCTCGTTGTACGCGGCGATCGGGGAGAGCCAGGTCTCGGCGCAGTCCATCGTGGCGCGCCTGGTGACCTCGTACGGTGGGGAAGAGGGCTCGATCGAGGACATGGCCGAGCAGGCCGTGCCCACGCGTCCGTCGCGCGCCCGTCAGTCCAGTCAGGACCCGGGCGTGGTGGTGGTCGGCGTCAGCGACGTCTGGATCAAACTGGCCCGCTGCTGCACCCCGGTGCCCGGCGACGACGTCTTCGGCTTCGTCACCCGGTCCGGCGGGGTTTCGGTGCACCGCAACGACTGCGCCAACGCCGAGGATCTGCAGGCCCAGCCGGAGCGGATCGTCCAGGTCACCTGGAAGCCGCGGGCGGGGTCGACGTTCCTGGTCGCGATCCAGGTCGAGGCGCTGGACCGGCAGCGGCTGCTCGCCGACGTCACCAAGGCGCTGTCGGAGGAGCGGGTCAACATCCTCTCCGCCGTGGTCACCACCACCCGGGACCGGGTGGCGGTCAGCCGGTTCAGCTTCGAGATGGCCGACCCGAAGCACCTGGGCCACCTGCTGAACGCCGTCCGCAAGGTCGATGGGGTCTTCGATGCGTACCGGGTCACCTCGGGCGCCTGA
- the hisS gene encoding histidine--tRNA ligase — protein MSKITPLSGFPEWSPANRVVEQHFLDRIRRVFELHGFASLETRAVEPLETLLSKGETSKEVYLLRRLQADAEEPRGAGDAQLGLHFDLTVPFARYVLENAGKLQFPFRRYQIQKVWRGERPQEGRYREFYQCDIDIVDRDTLPAHYEAEIPLVIGDVFAELPLPKATIQVNNRKILEGFYRGLGLADPMETMRIVDKLDKIGPKGVLKELVAGGVSEAQASACLALAEISAEDGSFAEQVLKLGVTDPLLDEGLAELVAVVETAAAHSPGLCRAELKIARGLDYYTGTVYETQLAGYESIGSVCSGGRYDNLASSGDERYPGVGISIGLSRLLGVLFGKNALSASRGVPTCVLIALTADEDRAAAMRTAASLRARGIAVEVSPSAAKFGKQIRYAERRGIPFVWFSGPDGDSVKDIRSGDQIAAEALTWNPPAEDRYPTVSGPIV, from the coding sequence ATGAGCAAGATCACGCCGCTGTCCGGCTTCCCCGAGTGGTCGCCGGCCAACCGAGTCGTCGAGCAGCACTTCCTGGACCGCATCCGGCGCGTCTTCGAGCTGCACGGCTTCGCGTCCCTCGAGACCCGCGCGGTCGAGCCGCTGGAGACCCTGCTCAGCAAGGGCGAGACCTCCAAGGAGGTCTACCTGCTGCGCAGGCTGCAGGCCGACGCCGAGGAGCCGCGGGGCGCCGGCGACGCCCAGCTGGGGCTGCACTTCGACCTGACCGTCCCGTTCGCCCGTTACGTGCTGGAGAACGCGGGCAAGCTCCAGTTTCCGTTCCGCCGCTACCAGATCCAGAAGGTCTGGCGAGGCGAACGTCCGCAGGAGGGCCGGTATCGCGAGTTCTACCAGTGCGACATCGACATCGTCGACCGCGACACCCTGCCGGCCCACTACGAGGCCGAGATCCCGCTGGTGATCGGGGACGTCTTCGCCGAGCTGCCGCTGCCCAAGGCGACCATCCAGGTGAACAACCGCAAGATCCTGGAGGGCTTCTACCGGGGTCTCGGGCTCGCCGACCCGATGGAGACCATGCGGATCGTCGACAAGCTCGACAAGATCGGGCCGAAGGGCGTACTGAAGGAACTTGTCGCTGGGGGAGTCAGCGAGGCGCAGGCGAGCGCCTGCCTCGCGCTGGCCGAGATCTCCGCCGAGGACGGCTCGTTCGCCGAGCAGGTGCTCAAGCTCGGGGTCACCGATCCGCTGCTGGACGAGGGCCTGGCCGAACTGGTCGCGGTGGTCGAGACAGCCGCCGCGCACTCGCCCGGCCTGTGCCGGGCCGAGCTGAAGATCGCGCGCGGACTCGACTACTACACCGGCACGGTCTACGAGACCCAGCTGGCCGGCTACGAGAGCATCGGCTCGGTCTGCTCCGGCGGCCGCTACGACAACCTGGCCAGCTCCGGCGACGAGCGCTACCCCGGGGTGGGCATCTCCATCGGGCTGTCCCGGCTGCTCGGTGTCCTCTTCGGAAAGAACGCGCTCAGCGCTTCGCGTGGCGTACCGACGTGTGTGCTGATCGCGTTGACGGCGGACGAGGACCGGGCCGCGGCCATGCGGACCGCGGCCTCGCTGCGGGCCCGCGGCATCGCGGTGGAGGTGTCGCCGTCCGCGGCCAAGTTCGGCAAGCAGATCCGGTACGCCGAGCGGCGGGGCATTCCGTTCGTCTGGTTCAGCGGGCCGGACGGCGACTCCGTGAAGGACATCCGCTCCGGGGACCAGATCGCGGCCGAAGCGCTGACCTGGAACCCGCCCGCGGAGGATCGGTATCCGACGGTTTCCGGACCGATCGTATGA